A genomic window from Pecten maximus chromosome 4, xPecMax1.1, whole genome shotgun sequence includes:
- the LOC117326292 gene encoding endoglucanase-like yields MMIGVCVALLLLAGNVQGGKKCSGNPLMYNGKLCGSTTRYHDSHKGACGCGHGDTPFGWNQNNYVAAANQMFFDSGRRTWCGSKCGHCVRLTTTGGYVDGQGGPTRGGESKIFMVTNLCPAVDPNMAWCAQSAAPWDGGANTFGYAYHFDLENGGHQIDRLNWNNPEVTVDEVSCDGHESMTPTSGYYSQCECH; encoded by the exons ATGATGATTGGCGTGTGTGTCGCACTTCTGCTTCTTGCTG GCAATGTCCAAGGGGGCAAGAAATGCTCTGGTAATCCCCTTATGTACAACGGTAAGTTGTGTGGCTCCACCACCCGGTATCATGACTCACACAAAGGAGCGTGTGGGTGTGGTCACGGGGACACGCCCTTCGGCTGGAACCAGAACAACTATGTAGCCGCAGCCAATCAGATGTTCTTTGACTCTGGACGTCGAACGTGGTGTGGATCTAAGTGTGGTCACTGTGTGAGACTGACCACCACAG GCGGGTATGTGGACGGACAAGGTGGCCCTACAAGGGGTGGTGAGTCTAAGATCTTCATGGTCACGAACCTTTGTCCGGCTGTGGATCCAAATATGGCGTGGTGCGCCCAGAGTGCGGCGCCGTGGGACGGTGGTGCCAACACGTTTGGCTACGCCTACCATTTTGACTTGGAAAACGGTGGTCATCAGATCGATCGTCTTAATTGGAACAACCCGGAAGTGACAGTGGATGAAGTCTCGTGTGACGGTCACGAGAGTATGACGCCCACAAGTGGCTACTACAGCCAATGTGAATGCCACTAG